The Halomicronema hongdechloris C2206 genome includes a window with the following:
- a CDS encoding DUF3119 family protein yields the protein MTSTSTTETTILAPSYAIPTVLVLVAIPCLWVTPWLAGAIALFGMFLLVQALTLRLHFTDTALDIYRGEGRIRHFPYADWQFWQIFSPKFPVLFYFREVKSIHFLPILFDAEELQRQLEHHYPRQSSG from the coding sequence GTGACATCTACCTCTACCACCGAAACAACGATCTTGGCTCCTAGTTATGCCATCCCCACGGTACTGGTGTTAGTGGCCATTCCCTGTTTGTGGGTCACGCCTTGGCTAGCCGGTGCGATCGCACTGTTCGGCATGTTTCTGTTGGTTCAGGCCCTGACTCTGCGGCTGCATTTCACCGACACCGCCCTGGATATTTATCGAGGGGAGGGCCGGATTCGTCACTTTCCCTATGCTGACTGGCAATTTTGGCAGATTTTTTCGCCTAAATTCCCAGTTTTGTTTTATTTTCGCGAAGTAAAGAGCATTCATTTCCTGCCCATCCTCTTTGATGCGGAGGAACTCCAGCGCCAACTAGAGCATCATTACCCGCGTCAATCCAGCGGCTAG
- a CDS encoding MlaE family lipid ABC transporter permease subunit, producing MSPSVSSSSLSRWSRRLLAAILLLGQVVMHLLSRPIHRRNSLEQMAVVGPESLLIALLTASFVGMVFTIQVTREFLTFGAGTAVGGVLALTLARELAPVLTAVILAGRVGSAFAAEIGTMRVTEQIDALQILKTDPIDYLVIPRVVACALMLPILTLLSFVTGMTGGLLIANSLYGISVSVFLDSAQNFLGTWDLLSSLIKAFFFGVLIAIIGSSWGLTTTGGAKGVGQSTTTAVVTSLLAIFISNFFLSWLMFQGIGSALLDGF from the coding sequence TTGAGCCCATCTGTCTCATCGTCTAGTCTTAGCCGCTGGAGCCGTCGGCTGCTGGCCGCCATTCTCCTACTGGGGCAGGTAGTCATGCATTTGCTGTCCCGCCCGATTCATCGGCGCAATAGCCTGGAACAAATGGCGGTGGTGGGGCCAGAGTCTCTACTGATTGCCCTGCTCACGGCCAGTTTTGTGGGCATGGTGTTCACCATTCAGGTGACGCGGGAGTTCTTAACCTTCGGGGCTGGCACCGCCGTAGGAGGCGTACTAGCCCTGACCTTAGCTCGCGAACTGGCCCCAGTGCTGACAGCGGTGATTTTGGCCGGTCGAGTGGGCTCTGCTTTCGCCGCCGAGATCGGCACCATGAGAGTGACGGAACAGATTGATGCGCTGCAAATCTTAAAGACAGACCCCATTGACTATCTGGTGATTCCCAGGGTGGTGGCCTGCGCCTTGATGCTGCCCATTTTGACGCTCCTCTCCTTCGTGACGGGCATGACCGGAGGCCTGTTGATTGCCAATAGCCTCTATGGCATTTCAGTTTCGGTCTTTTTGGACTCAGCCCAGAATTTCCTCGGCACCTGGGATCTCTTGAGTTCGCTGATCAAGGCCTTTTTCTTTGGCGTACTGATTGCCATCATTGGCTCTAGCTGGGGATTAACCACAACGGGGGGAGCCAAAGGGGTGGGCCAATCCACCACGACAGCGGTGGTCACTTCGCTGCTGGCCATTTTCATCAGCAATTTCTTCCTTTCCTGGCTGATGTTCCAGGGAATTGGTAGTGCGTTGCTAGATGGCTTTTAG
- a CDS encoding M16 family metallopeptidase encodes MLGWQGATIGLRRRIEAMGPGGRIRWRPLLGLVVVLVWLGLPTTAVARESTDSTSTVQPYLQRVAEEISEFTLDNGMKVIVLERHQAPVVSFMLYANVGAANEAAGKTGLAHYLEHLAFKGTTQIGTRNYRAEKRVLEDMDQVFAQLLAAEDRGDDATAKQRRQQLETLKAKAAEYVEQNQYGQIVEQAGGVGLNATTGADATRYFYSLPSNKLELWMSLESERFLEPVFREFYQEKEVILEERRTRVDNSPIGKMVEEFLEASFVENPYRRPIIGYAEDLYRMTREDVQQFFKTYYGPRNLIATVVGDVDPARVQELAAVYFGRYRSRATPPPVVFDEPAQTQPRDFTLELPSEPWYLEGYHRPAITHPDHVIYGMIDSLLVDGRTSRLYKTLVEETQVALDTSSLNGFPGDKYANIFLLYALTAPGHTLDEVAEQLRRELQRLQQEPVADADLDRVKTQARARLLRRLDSNAGMAALLAEYEAKTGSWRNVFKELAAIEAVTAADVQRVARATFRPDNRTVGRLITSRDES; translated from the coding sequence ATGCTGGGATGGCAAGGGGCAACCATAGGGCTACGGCGACGGATAGAGGCTATGGGACCTGGGGGCCGCATACGCTGGAGGCCGCTGCTAGGCTTGGTCGTGGTGCTGGTCTGGCTAGGGCTACCAACGACGGCTGTGGCCCGGGAGAGCACTGACTCCACCAGTACGGTGCAACCGTATTTGCAGCGGGTGGCCGAGGAAATCAGCGAGTTTACCCTCGACAATGGCATGAAGGTCATTGTCTTAGAGCGTCATCAGGCACCGGTGGTCTCTTTTATGCTCTATGCCAATGTGGGGGCTGCCAATGAAGCGGCAGGCAAAACCGGCCTAGCCCACTACCTAGAGCACCTGGCCTTCAAGGGCACTACCCAGATTGGCACCCGTAACTATCGGGCTGAAAAGCGAGTCCTAGAGGACATGGATCAAGTCTTTGCGCAGCTGCTGGCGGCTGAGGATCGAGGCGATGACGCCACGGCTAAGCAGCGGCGGCAGCAGTTAGAGACTCTGAAAGCCAAGGCCGCTGAGTATGTAGAGCAAAACCAGTACGGGCAAATTGTTGAGCAGGCCGGTGGGGTAGGGTTGAATGCCACTACAGGGGCCGATGCCACCCGTTATTTCTACAGCCTGCCCTCGAATAAACTAGAGCTGTGGATGTCTCTGGAGTCGGAGCGCTTCCTGGAGCCGGTTTTCCGGGAGTTTTACCAGGAGAAAGAGGTCATTTTAGAGGAGCGCCGCACGCGGGTAGATAATTCCCCCATCGGCAAGATGGTGGAAGAGTTTCTAGAGGCCTCCTTCGTGGAGAATCCTTACCGGCGGCCAATTATTGGCTACGCCGAGGATCTGTACCGGATGACTCGTGAGGATGTGCAGCAGTTCTTTAAAACCTACTATGGCCCTCGTAATCTGATTGCGACGGTGGTGGGGGATGTGGATCCGGCCCGGGTGCAGGAGTTGGCCGCGGTATATTTTGGCCGCTATCGGAGTCGGGCGACACCGCCTCCGGTGGTGTTTGATGAACCGGCCCAGACTCAACCGCGAGACTTTACCCTGGAGTTGCCGTCGGAACCCTGGTATCTGGAGGGGTATCATCGACCGGCCATCACCCATCCCGATCATGTGATCTATGGCATGATCGACAGTCTATTGGTGGACGGCCGCACCTCCCGGCTCTATAAGACCCTGGTGGAGGAAACTCAGGTGGCCCTGGATACAAGTAGCCTCAATGGGTTTCCCGGCGATAAGTATGCCAATATCTTTCTGCTGTATGCCCTGACGGCTCCGGGCCACACCCTAGATGAGGTGGCAGAGCAATTGCGGCGAGAACTGCAACGGCTGCAGCAAGAGCCTGTGGCCGACGCGGATCTAGACCGAGTCAAGACCCAGGCGCGAGCGAGGCTACTGCGCCGCCTCGACTCCAATGCTGGCATGGCGGCGCTGTTGGCGGAATATGAGGCGAAAACCGGCAGCTGGCGTAATGTGTTTAAGGAATTGGCGGCCATTGAGGCGGTGACGGCGGCAGACGTGCAACGGGTGGCCCGGGCGACGTTTCGTCCTGACAATCGAACCGTGGGTAGGTTGATAACGAGCCGGGACGAGTCCTGA
- a CDS encoding M16 family metallopeptidase: MNRRLGIGHKWLRTLLLGLATLVVLLGVNWSAPAIATPAHHYTELDFPPLGQVQIPDYERYELANGLVVYLMEDHELPLVSGTASFRTGSRLEPADKVGLAALMGDAMRLGGTETYSPDQLNRRLEQRAAAVETGVDDTSGSASFNALSDDLADVFALFADVIQHPAFAPDQVELLRKQYRGSIARRNDDPGDVASREFRKLVYGAENPYARTMEYATLAAISRDDIIDFYRASVRPERTILGIVGDFDSAQMKALIAEQFADWRPQGTALDTTVPMPSQQAQTGVFSVDQPQLSQSYVQLGHLGGQLSNPDHPALSVLNEVLNGFGGRLFNQVRSRQGLAYVVYAFWAPRYDYPGMIIGGGQTRSDATVSFIESVQAELQRVRSQPITPAELQRAKDGVLNSFVFNFQSPDQTLSRLIRYEYYDYPSDFIFQFQRQVEAVTAEAILAGAQANLQPDQLVTLVVGNQANIQPTLDSLDPDTDVTQIDITIPSPPA, from the coding sequence ATGAACCGGCGTCTGGGTATTGGGCACAAGTGGCTACGGACTCTCCTGTTGGGGCTAGCAACTCTGGTGGTGTTGCTGGGGGTGAATTGGTCGGCCCCTGCGATCGCAACCCCAGCCCACCATTACACGGAGCTAGACTTTCCGCCCCTGGGCCAGGTGCAAATTCCAGACTATGAACGCTACGAATTAGCCAATGGTCTGGTGGTGTATTTAATGGAAGACCACGAGCTGCCCCTGGTCAGTGGCACGGCCAGCTTCCGCACTGGGTCTCGCCTGGAGCCTGCCGATAAGGTGGGCTTGGCGGCTCTGATGGGAGATGCCATGCGCCTTGGTGGCACCGAGACCTATAGCCCCGATCAACTCAATCGCCGCTTAGAGCAACGGGCGGCTGCGGTGGAAACTGGCGTGGACGACACCTCTGGCAGCGCCAGTTTCAATGCCCTCAGTGATGATTTAGCCGATGTCTTTGCCCTCTTCGCCGATGTGATTCAGCATCCGGCCTTTGCCCCCGATCAAGTCGAGTTGCTGCGGAAGCAGTATCGGGGCAGTATTGCTCGCCGCAATGATGACCCCGGCGATGTGGCTTCCCGGGAGTTTCGCAAGTTGGTCTATGGGGCGGAGAATCCCTATGCTCGCACCATGGAGTATGCCACCCTGGCGGCCATTAGCCGCGACGATATCATCGACTTTTATCGTGCCTCCGTCCGTCCCGAGCGGACCATCCTGGGAATCGTGGGCGATTTTGACTCGGCCCAGATGAAGGCGCTGATTGCCGAACAGTTTGCGGACTGGCGTCCCCAAGGGACGGCCCTGGATACGACGGTGCCGATGCCGAGCCAACAGGCTCAAACCGGTGTGTTCTCGGTAGATCAGCCCCAACTGAGCCAAAGCTATGTGCAACTGGGCCATCTGGGGGGGCAACTCAGCAATCCTGACCATCCGGCCCTGTCGGTCTTAAATGAAGTCCTGAATGGCTTCGGCGGTCGCCTGTTCAACCAAGTGCGATCGCGTCAGGGCTTGGCCTATGTGGTCTATGCCTTCTGGGCACCCCGCTATGACTATCCCGGCATGATTATCGGTGGTGGCCAAACCCGCTCCGATGCCACGGTGTCCTTCATCGAGTCAGTACAAGCCGAACTGCAGCGGGTGCGATCGCAACCGATCACCCCAGCAGAACTGCAGCGAGCCAAAGATGGAGTATTAAATAGCTTCGTCTTCAACTTCCAGAGCCCAGACCAGACCCTGTCGCGCCTGATTCGCTACGAGTACTACGACTATCCCTCCGACTTCATCTTCCAATTTCAACGGCAGGTCGAAGCCGTCACGGCCGAAGCTATCCTAGCGGGAGCCCAGGCCAATCTACAGCCGGATCAGCTAGTGACCCTGGTGGTCGGCAATCAAGCTAACATTCAACCCACCCTAGACAGCCTGGATCCGGACACTGACGTCACCCAAATCGACATCACCATTCCGTCTCCGCCGGCCTAG
- a CDS encoding substrate-binding periplasmic protein produces the protein MNIQGLGLANQDTSFDPPMSFTTVRPDHLSIIASDFDARPMSFLKDGERMGYEPAVTKAVCELLGLKPMWFNLPMQDFYTALSTGQYDVIWFKQAITQDRRAWADFTRPYGRFDEAILVRDESPIHEPKDLAGKRLGGLDGGTSLDLAQYLPELELMPFPGNNRVLPDMLQALKDKKIDAIIDDALVLMAAEANDPTFRVAFPMPTRLPFGVGVLPGNRELLEALNRAITSLIADGSLNKLWGRWIPYVPYPF, from the coding sequence ATGAATATCCAAGGCTTAGGATTAGCGAACCAAGATACATCCTTCGATCCTCCCATGAGCTTTACCACGGTTCGACCCGATCACCTGTCGATTATTGCCAGTGACTTCGATGCTCGCCCTATGAGTTTTCTGAAGGATGGCGAGCGGATGGGATACGAACCGGCGGTGACTAAAGCCGTCTGTGAGCTGCTGGGGCTGAAACCGATGTGGTTTAACCTGCCGATGCAAGACTTTTATACGGCCTTGAGCACGGGGCAGTACGATGTCATCTGGTTCAAGCAGGCGATTACCCAAGACCGGCGAGCCTGGGCCGACTTTACCCGCCCCTATGGCCGCTTTGATGAGGCAATCCTGGTACGGGATGAGAGTCCCATCCACGAGCCTAAAGACTTAGCCGGTAAGCGTTTGGGAGGCTTAGACGGTGGCACCAGCTTGGACCTGGCTCAATATTTGCCGGAGCTGGAACTGATGCCGTTTCCCGGTAACAATCGGGTCTTGCCGGATATGCTGCAGGCGCTCAAGGATAAAAAAATTGACGCCATTATCGATGATGCTCTGGTGTTGATGGCCGCAGAAGCCAACGATCCTACCTTTCGGGTGGCGTTTCCGATGCCCACTCGCCTGCCCTTCGGAGTGGGCGTTTTACCTGGTAACCGAGAATTACTAGAAGCCCTGAATCGAGCCATCACCAGTTTGATCGCTGACGGTAGCCTGAATAAGCTCTGGGGCCGCTGGATTCCCTACGTGCCATATCCGTTCTAG
- a CDS encoding DUF4178 domain-containing protein — protein sequence MVSLALLIVLVIAVVAALAVWLSRSSQPSTQNHTASRLRQPSLFDLLIGDIVQYEGRDWVVEGKLFYDDEGFTWLEYMLQDGDDIRWLSVEEDDLVEVALSLSVSSLDINTLPPPQKLEFEGDTYECVESGSAQMRREGSLRRPNVERCRYYDYEGPGHKVLAVEDWDGDIEVTAGRVIRPNSLTLLPGEGRSVYR from the coding sequence ATGGTTTCCCTTGCTTTATTAATTGTGCTCGTCATTGCCGTAGTTGCAGCCCTGGCGGTTTGGCTATCGCGGTCTTCGCAACCATCGACCCAGAATCACACCGCCTCCCGGCTGCGCCAACCCTCCCTCTTCGATCTACTCATTGGCGACATCGTTCAATACGAGGGCCGCGACTGGGTGGTCGAAGGCAAGCTATTCTACGACGACGAGGGCTTCACTTGGCTGGAGTATATGCTGCAAGACGGCGATGATATTCGCTGGCTCTCGGTAGAAGAAGATGATCTAGTCGAAGTGGCCTTGTCGCTCTCCGTTTCATCCCTCGATATCAATACCTTGCCCCCTCCGCAAAAACTGGAGTTCGAGGGCGATACCTATGAGTGCGTCGAGTCGGGCAGCGCCCAGATGCGGCGGGAAGGCAGCCTCCGACGTCCCAACGTGGAGCGTTGCCGCTACTACGACTACGAAGGTCCTGGCCACAAAGTTCTGGCCGTAGAAGACTGGGACGGCGATATCGAAGTCACCGCCGGCAGAGTCATCCGCCCCAATAGCCTCACCCTGCTGCCTGGCGAAGGGCGCAGCGTCTATCGTTAG
- a CDS encoding polyamine aminopropyltransferase, with the protein MSRSVAQLNQRQVRWLLAAAAVSSACGLAAELLLGTLASYLVGNQALAYGVAVGGFLAAMGLGSYLSRFVATQDTGEPMQRHLLRRFLQVEMLIAPLTALLPLGLFSLFALDGPLWLGLALATVILGLLAGMEVPLLTRLIELDQGVREALAGVLALDYAGALAGSLLFPILLLPLIGMFPSAAVIGALPAWMVFGLGRVFPGQRRWRRWGLVLGIALLLLAPLTVPLSNRLENTLYGAPVVVRQQSAYQRIVLTRYGQDVRLFLNGDLQLSTLDEYRYHEALVHPAMAASPHPHRVLLLGAGDGMALREILKWPQVEQVLVVELDPAMVQLARHYPALVRANHHAFADERVQIRYGDAFQIVPELEAAFDVVIADFPDPDQAAIAKLYSLGFYGQIRQHLANDGIFVTQASSPFFASKAFACIATTLAATDFSVHPYQTQVPSFGPWGFVLASQQPIQPASLPLPVPTRFLTPDLLPTLFILPADISLDGVQVNRLTHPIIVRYQADPRWAFYD; encoded by the coding sequence ATGAGCCGTTCGGTGGCCCAACTAAATCAGCGCCAGGTCCGCTGGCTTTTGGCAGCCGCCGCCGTGTCATCGGCCTGTGGGCTGGCGGCAGAGTTGCTGCTGGGCACCCTGGCCAGCTATCTGGTGGGCAACCAGGCCTTGGCCTACGGTGTGGCAGTAGGCGGCTTTTTGGCGGCCATGGGCCTAGGGTCCTATCTCAGTCGCTTCGTGGCGACTCAAGACACTGGGGAGCCCATGCAACGACACCTGCTGAGGCGATTTCTGCAGGTAGAGATGCTGATTGCTCCCCTGACGGCCCTACTCCCCCTGGGGCTATTCAGCCTGTTTGCCCTGGATGGTCCCCTCTGGTTAGGATTGGCCCTGGCGACGGTGATCTTGGGGCTCCTGGCCGGGATGGAGGTCCCTTTGCTGACCCGGTTGATTGAACTGGATCAGGGGGTGCGCGAGGCCCTAGCTGGGGTCCTGGCCCTCGACTATGCTGGGGCCTTGGCTGGCTCCCTGCTGTTCCCGATTTTGCTATTGCCGCTGATCGGCATGTTTCCCTCAGCCGCTGTCATCGGGGCCCTACCGGCCTGGATGGTCTTTGGTCTAGGACGCGTATTTCCGGGTCAACGCCGCTGGCGCCGTTGGGGGTTGGTCTTAGGCATCGCCCTGCTGCTCCTGGCCCCCCTAACAGTGCCCCTGAGTAATCGGCTGGAAAATACCCTCTATGGTGCCCCAGTCGTGGTCCGACAACAATCGGCCTATCAGCGCATCGTCCTCACACGCTATGGCCAGGATGTGCGACTGTTTCTCAATGGCGATCTGCAGCTTTCTACCCTGGATGAGTACCGCTACCACGAAGCCCTGGTCCATCCCGCCATGGCCGCTAGTCCCCATCCCCATCGGGTACTGCTGCTGGGGGCGGGGGATGGTATGGCCCTGCGGGAGATTCTGAAATGGCCCCAGGTGGAACAGGTGCTAGTGGTGGAGTTAGATCCCGCCATGGTGCAGCTGGCCCGTCATTACCCGGCTCTGGTGCGGGCCAATCACCATGCCTTCGCCGATGAGCGGGTACAGATTCGCTATGGGGATGCGTTCCAAATTGTCCCTGAGTTGGAGGCGGCTTTTGATGTGGTCATCGCCGATTTCCCAGACCCGGACCAGGCTGCGATCGCAAAACTCTATAGCCTCGGCTTCTACGGTCAGATCCGTCAGCACCTGGCCAACGATGGTATCTTCGTCACCCAGGCCTCCAGCCCCTTTTTCGCCTCCAAAGCCTTCGCCTGTATCGCTACCACCCTGGCAGCCACAGACTTTTCCGTACATCCTTATCAGACCCAGGTCCCCAGCTTTGGTCCCTGGGGCTTTGTCCTAGCCAGTCAGCAGCCAATTCAGCCCGCCTCCCTACCTCTGCCCGTGCCTACCCGGTTTCTCACCCCCGATCTCTTGCCTACTCTATTCATTCTCCCCGCCGATATTTCCCTAGACGGCGTCCAGGTGAATCGCTTAACCCATCCCATCATCGTTCGCTATCAAGCCGACCCGCGCTGGGCCTTTTATGATTAA
- a CDS encoding DUF350 domain-containing protein produces the protein MPVLQDVLATVGWTILSVVLFYGGVRLFDLLDPIDYQAEVRKGNMAAGILLAAVVVALAGIIIAIIFT, from the coding sequence GTGCCAGTACTGCAAGATGTTTTGGCCACTGTCGGTTGGACCATACTATCTGTGGTGTTGTTTTACGGTGGGGTGCGGTTATTTGATCTGCTCGATCCCATTGACTATCAGGCGGAAGTCCGCAAAGGCAACATGGCGGCAGGGATCTTACTCGCTGCCGTGGTCGTAGCCCTAGCGGGCATTATCATTGCGATTATCTTTACTTAA
- a CDS encoding DUF6464 family protein yields the protein MVVILLIFLIALGPAMVSAWISYRYRQPTIEPVRLEPPSASNLQTMLQGDRGLHYVEGAGYIIGDATCQLNARSPYLRCAVNPSGPCDGCSSYQSQPADPTPIPVFNHCSCR from the coding sequence ATGGTAGTCATTCTCTTAATTTTTCTGATTGCTCTGGGACCGGCCATGGTGTCGGCTTGGATCAGTTATCGCTATCGCCAGCCCACCATTGAGCCTGTCCGTCTAGAGCCGCCCTCGGCCTCCAATTTGCAAACCATGTTGCAGGGTGATCGGGGCTTACATTATGTGGAAGGGGCAGGTTACATCATCGGTGATGCCACCTGTCAGCTGAATGCTCGCTCCCCCTATTTGCGCTGTGCCGTGAACCCTTCTGGCCCCTGTGACGGCTGTTCCAGCTATCAATCTCAGCCAGCCGATCCAACTCCCATTCCCGTATTCAACCACTGCAGCTGTCGCTAG
- the aspS gene encoding aspartate--tRNA ligase, which translates to MRTHYCGQLRPEHIGQTVTLFGWVDRRRDHGGVIFVDLRDRTGIVQIVSDPERTPASHSFADQVRNEYVVKITGRVSQRPEASLNPKLPTGAVEIYADQLEILNGVRKPLPFQVSTIEPEPVREELRLRYRYLDLRRERMGHNLQLRHQVIKAIRRFLEDQEGFVEVETPVLTRSTPEGARDYLVPSRANPGEWFALPQSPQLFKQLLMVSGLDRYYQIARCFRDEDLRADRQPEFTQLDMEMSFMDQEEILALNEALMAHIFKIVTGQELPLPLPRLTYAEAMDRYGTDKPDTRYGLELVNVSDLVVDSGFKVFSAAVAAGGQVKVLPIPGGNDAISNVRIKPGGDLFKIAIGAGAKGLAYVRVRDGGSLDTIGAIKDNLSQAQKQGLLERTGATDGHLLLFGAGPTEVVNATLDRLRQALAAELNLIPADQCNLLWITEFPMFEWNADEERLEALHHPFTAPYPEDLAELKTARAQAYDLVFNGYELGGGSLRIYQPDVQQQVFAAIGLSPQEAHDKFGFLLEAFEYGTPPHGGIAYGLDRLVMLLAGEESIRDAIAFPKTQQARCLLTQAPSGVDDRQLAELHVASTYDPNANA; encoded by the coding sequence ATGCGCACCCATTACTGCGGCCAGCTGCGGCCAGAGCATATCGGCCAGACCGTCACCCTATTTGGTTGGGTCGACCGACGGCGAGATCACGGGGGCGTCATTTTCGTGGATCTGCGCGATCGCACCGGTATCGTGCAAATTGTCAGCGACCCAGAACGCACCCCCGCCTCCCATTCCTTTGCCGATCAGGTGCGCAATGAATATGTGGTTAAGATCACCGGCCGCGTCAGCCAGCGCCCGGAGGCATCCCTAAATCCCAAGCTGCCCACCGGCGCGGTAGAAATCTACGCCGATCAGTTGGAAATTTTAAACGGGGTGCGCAAACCGCTCCCCTTTCAAGTCTCGACCATCGAGCCAGAACCGGTGCGGGAAGAATTGCGACTGCGCTACCGCTACCTAGACTTGCGGCGAGAGCGCATGGGCCACAATCTACAGCTGCGGCACCAGGTGATCAAGGCCATTCGCCGCTTCCTAGAAGACCAAGAGGGGTTTGTGGAAGTGGAAACCCCGGTGCTGACCCGCTCGACGCCGGAAGGGGCGCGGGACTATTTAGTCCCCTCTCGGGCCAATCCGGGGGAATGGTTTGCCTTGCCGCAGTCCCCTCAGCTGTTTAAGCAATTGCTGATGGTCTCAGGGCTGGATCGCTACTACCAAATCGCTCGCTGTTTTCGCGACGAAGACCTCCGGGCCGACCGCCAGCCCGAGTTTACCCAGCTGGATATGGAGATGAGCTTCATGGATCAGGAGGAGATCCTGGCCCTCAACGAAGCCCTGATGGCCCATATCTTCAAGATCGTGACGGGACAGGAGTTGCCACTGCCCTTGCCGCGCCTCACCTACGCCGAGGCCATGGATCGCTACGGCACCGACAAGCCAGACACGCGCTACGGCTTAGAGTTGGTCAATGTTTCCGATTTAGTGGTCGACTCAGGCTTCAAGGTGTTCTCTGCTGCTGTGGCCGCCGGGGGCCAGGTGAAGGTGTTGCCCATTCCCGGGGGAAACGACGCCATCTCCAATGTGCGCATTAAACCGGGGGGTGACCTGTTTAAGATTGCCATCGGTGCTGGGGCCAAGGGACTGGCCTATGTGCGGGTCCGGGATGGCGGTAGCCTCGACACCATCGGGGCCATCAAGGACAACTTGAGTCAGGCCCAAAAGCAGGGATTACTGGAGCGCACTGGGGCAACTGACGGTCATCTACTCTTGTTTGGGGCCGGGCCGACCGAGGTGGTCAATGCCACCCTGGATCGGTTGCGCCAAGCCCTGGCCGCGGAGCTGAATCTGATTCCGGCAGATCAATGCAATCTGCTGTGGATCACCGAGTTTCCCATGTTTGAGTGGAACGCTGATGAGGAGCGTTTGGAAGCCCTGCACCATCCCTTCACGGCCCCCTATCCAGAGGATTTAGCCGAGCTGAAGACGGCGCGGGCCCAAGCCTATGACCTGGTATTTAATGGCTATGAATTGGGTGGCGGTAGCCTGCGGATTTACCAGCCCGATGTGCAGCAGCAGGTATTCGCCGCCATTGGCCTCTCGCCCCAGGAAGCCCATGACAAGTTTGGCTTTTTACTCGAGGCCTTCGAGTATGGCACCCCGCCCCATGGCGGCATCGCCTATGGCCTCGACCGCTTGGTGATGCTACTGGCAGGGGAAGAGTCCATCCGCGATGCGATCGCATTTCCCAAGACCCAACAAGCTCGCTGTCTGTTGACTCAGGCTCCCTCCGGGGTAGACGACCGGCAACTGGCCGAACTGCATGTGGCCTCTACCTATGACCCCAATGCCAATGCCTAG